Proteins encoded in a region of the Isosphaeraceae bacterium EP7 genome:
- a CDS encoding Tm-1-like ATP-binding domain-containing protein: MKAVYLLATLDTKGIEAAFVRDTLVARGVATVVVDTGCLGAPTIEANVSRAEVFKAAGLSLSDLVAQNDRGAAVTGATLGATRLVAEAAARGEVAGVLALGGSAGTAIGTSAMRALPIGIPKVMVSTVASGQVRPYVGDKDILMLNSVVDILGLNRISRTILGEAARAMAGLVIFADDSAAVAASSDRPLVAVTMFGVTTPCVMRARDVLEGAGYEVLVFHATGNGGLAMESLIRDGLIAGVLDLTTTELADELVGGVFSAGPTRLTAAAEAGIPQVVSVGALDMVNFGALETVPARFAGRTLHRHNANVTLMRTTVDENTAIGAEIGRKLARAGREAEVWIPLRGVSAIDAPGQHFEDQAARHALFAAVRSHAGEISVVEVDRHINDPEFAEAVANRLIELLTLLH, from the coding sequence ATGAAGGCCGTCTATCTGCTGGCGACGCTCGACACCAAGGGGATCGAGGCGGCCTTCGTCCGCGACACCTTGGTCGCCCGCGGGGTCGCCACCGTCGTGGTCGACACCGGGTGCCTGGGTGCGCCAACGATCGAAGCCAACGTCTCGCGAGCGGAGGTCTTCAAGGCGGCAGGCCTATCGCTGTCGGACTTGGTCGCGCAGAACGACCGTGGGGCCGCAGTGACCGGGGCCACGCTCGGGGCGACCCGGCTCGTGGCCGAGGCCGCCGCGCGCGGCGAGGTCGCCGGGGTGCTGGCGTTGGGCGGTTCGGCGGGCACGGCCATCGGCACTTCGGCCATGCGTGCCCTGCCGATCGGCATCCCGAAGGTCATGGTCAGCACCGTGGCCTCGGGTCAGGTCCGGCCGTATGTAGGCGACAAGGACATCCTGATGCTGAACTCGGTGGTCGACATCCTCGGCCTGAACCGGATCAGCCGGACGATCCTCGGCGAGGCGGCCCGGGCGATGGCCGGCCTGGTCATCTTCGCCGACGACTCCGCCGCGGTCGCGGCCTCGTCGGATCGGCCGCTGGTGGCCGTAACCATGTTCGGCGTCACGACGCCCTGCGTCATGAGGGCGCGCGACGTCCTGGAGGGGGCCGGCTACGAAGTGCTCGTCTTCCACGCCACCGGCAACGGTGGGCTGGCCATGGAGTCCCTGATCCGCGACGGCCTGATCGCCGGGGTGCTCGACCTCACGACAACCGAGCTCGCCGACGAGCTGGTCGGGGGGGTCTTCTCCGCCGGCCCGACCCGGCTAACCGCCGCCGCAGAGGCGGGGATCCCGCAGGTCGTCTCCGTAGGCGCGCTCGACATGGTCAACTTCGGCGCCCTCGAGACTGTCCCGGCGCGATTCGCAGGGCGGACGCTCCACCGCCACAACGCGAACGTAACCCTGATGCGCACGACCGTCGACGAGAACACGGCGATTGGAGCCGAGATCGGACGGAAGCTCGCCAGGGCGGGCCGCGAAGCGGAGGTCTGGATCCCGCTCCGGGGCGTCTCGGCGATCGACGCTCCCGGACAACACTTCGAAGACCAAGCCGCCCGCCATGCTCTGTTCGCCGCAGTGCGCTCGCACGCCGGGGAGATCTCCGTCGTCGAGGTCGATCGTCACATCAACGATCCTGAATTCGCCGAGGCCGTGGCAAACCGACTGATCGAGCTCCTAACACTACTCCATTAG
- a CDS encoding transposase: MQGLLLDGDRESIEPLSRRVTLPAGLVVADLDQALQPFVGQSTWDEQAVWRRYRSIMAETFASPAGIFVVDDTGFPKQGRLSAGVQRQYCGASGRKANCQVAPWVHYVLPKGHYPLAMRL, encoded by the coding sequence CTGCAGGGGCTGCTCCTCGACGGCGACCGCGAGAGCATCGAGCCGCTCTCTCGCAGGGTCACCCTCCCGGCCGGCCTGGTGGTCGCCGACCTCGACCAGGCGCTGCAGCCGTTCGTCGGCCAGAGCACCTGGGACGAGCAGGCCGTCTGGAGGCGCTATCGCTCGATCATGGCGGAGACCTTCGCCTCGCCCGCGGGGATCTTCGTCGTCGACGACACCGGCTTCCCCAAGCAGGGCAGGCTCTCCGCCGGCGTCCAGCGGCAGTACTGCGGCGCCTCGGGCAGGAAGGCCAATTGCCAGGTCGCCCCCTGGGTCCACTACGTCTTGCCGAAGGGGCACTACCCGCTGGCGATGCGGCTCTAG
- a CDS encoding IS630 family transposase yields the protein MKEARAAWRAEFTGVDPSRLVFLDESGATTAMTRRYARSPRGKRVDAAVPHGHWKVLTLTAAVRLGGIGACLAFDGATNSACFEADIGECLAPTLRPCDIVVMDNLSCHKTAEVARLVAAAGAEVRYLPAYSPDLNPIEAMFSKLKESLRSAEARSVDDLIGAMGDGLRSVTPANILGWFHHSGYRHVQ from the coding sequence TTGAAGGAGGCCAGGGCGGCCTGGCGGGCCGAGTTCACCGGCGTCGACCCGTCCCGCCTGGTCTTTCTGGACGAGAGCGGCGCGACGACCGCGATGACCAGGCGGTACGCACGGTCCCCGCGCGGCAAGCGGGTCGATGCGGCGGTGCCGCACGGCCACTGGAAGGTGCTCACCCTGACCGCGGCGGTCCGCCTCGGCGGCATCGGGGCCTGCCTGGCCTTCGACGGGGCGACGAACAGCGCCTGCTTCGAGGCCGACATCGGCGAGTGCCTGGCCCCGACACTCAGGCCCTGTGACATCGTGGTGATGGACAACCTCTCATGCCACAAGACTGCCGAGGTGGCCCGCTTGGTCGCCGCCGCCGGCGCCGAGGTCCGCTACCTGCCGGCCTACAGCCCCGACCTGAACCCGATCGAGGCGATGTTCAGCAAGCTCAAGGAGTCCCTGCGATCGGCCGAGGCGAGGAGCGTGGACGACCTGATCGGCGCGATGGGAGACGGCCTGAGGTCAGTCACACCGGCCAATATCCTTGGATGGTTTCATCATTCGGGATATCGCCACGTTCAATAG
- a CDS encoding IS630 transposase-related protein, with amino-acid sequence MAAYSMDLRERVIAACDEGIQTRAEVAERFSVSQSWVRLLLKRRRETGSIAPRPHGGGRAPAFSGEAAERLCNAVAADPDATLRQLAAAAGVACGTSATDRALRRLGITRKKSRPGPPSRTGPT; translated from the coding sequence ATGGCCGCATACTCGATGGACCTGCGGGAGCGGGTCATTGCCGCCTGCGATGAGGGGATTCAGACGCGCGCCGAGGTCGCCGAACGATTCTCCGTCAGCCAGTCCTGGGTCCGCCTGCTGCTCAAGAGGCGCCGGGAGACCGGCTCGATCGCGCCGAGGCCGCACGGCGGGGGCCGGGCCCCGGCCTTCTCCGGCGAGGCGGCCGAGCGGCTCTGCAACGCCGTCGCGGCCGATCCCGATGCCACGCTCAGGCAGCTGGCGGCCGCCGCCGGCGTGGCCTGCGGCACCTCGGCCACCGACCGGGCGCTGAGACGGCTGGGCATCACGCGCAAAAAAAGTCGCCCCGGGCCGCCGAGCAGGACCGGCCCGACTTGA
- a CDS encoding helix-turn-helix domain-containing protein, which translates to MLLAVARGEDDPQPALSAGRRSGVAVSNLVARFNAEGLTALDPRHGGGQRRTYDQEATERILREARRTPTPEADGTATWSPTTLQKALRSAPDGLPKVSTYTIWLVLREANSSHQRSRTWCPTGTVLRIRKSGPVLVTDPDTPSKTSASRTPTGLARRWAYRSGAPIRLGRSRRSPNPSSPGAPRDSRPDDRTSMSVTGRPRP; encoded by the coding sequence ATGCTCCTGGCCGTCGCCCGAGGTGAGGATGATCCGCAGCCCGCCCTCTCCGCCGGGCGGCGTTCCGGCGTCGCCGTCTCGAACCTGGTCGCCCGCTTCAACGCCGAGGGCCTGACCGCCCTCGACCCACGCCACGGCGGCGGGCAACGGCGTACCTACGATCAGGAGGCGACCGAGCGGATCCTCCGCGAGGCACGACGCACGCCGACCCCGGAGGCCGACGGCACGGCGACCTGGAGCCCGACCACCCTGCAGAAGGCCCTCCGCTCGGCACCCGATGGCCTGCCCAAGGTCTCCACCTACACGATCTGGCTGGTCCTCCGCGAGGCCAACTCCTCGCATCAACGCAGCCGCACCTGGTGCCCCACCGGGACCGTCCTCCGCATTCGCAAGAGTGGTCCCGTCCTCGTCACCGACCCGGACACGCCCTCGAAAACAAGTGCATCGAGGACGCCTACCGGGCTGGCGAGGCGATGGGCCTATCGGTCTGGTGCACCGATCAGGCTGGGCCGTTCCAGACGGTCCCCCAACCCGTCCAGTCCTGGTGCCCCGAGGGACAGCCGGCCCGACGACCGCACGAGTATGTCCGTAACGGGGCGGCCAAGGCCCTGA
- a CDS encoding thermonuclease family protein: MKLLFTALLLLFASPSFATDYAARVVGISNGDTITVLKADKTQVKVRLHGIDAPETGQDFGSRAKQAASDLAFGKDVTVKVKDTDRYGRTVADVFLPDGVWLNREILELGMA; the protein is encoded by the coding sequence ATGAAGTTACTTTTCACCGCACTCCTCCTGCTCTTCGCCTCCCCCAGCTTCGCCACGGACTACGCCGCGCGCGTCGTCGGCATCTCCAACGGCGACACGATTACCGTGCTGAAGGCCGACAAGACGCAGGTGAAGGTCAGGCTTCACGGAATTGACGCTCCAGAAACCGGCCAGGATTTCGGCTCGCGTGCCAAGCAGGCGGCATCAGACCTGGCGTTCGGCAAGGATGTGACGGTCAAGGTAAAGGACACCGACCGTTATGGCCGAACTGTTGCCGACGTGTTTTTGCCCGATGGCGTCTGGCTCAACCGGGAAATACTTGAACTCGGGATGGCCTGA
- a CDS encoding tetratricopeptide repeat protein — translation MNPYTGAVGTKTRDPNGSWVGGSSSYAGTSATINYGYSAPAPQTSAESLHLGFRSVGTQDTEIEAPSRQPIVLTEAEKAILLKEEAERIQLLEREEIRLRSLQYAEVGLAHYVAGNFRSAIVEYNRAIALDPTNPKLFYCRGTMYSRLGDFDQAIVDLNKAISLKGDFKEAHIGIGYVYSGLPHEWRAPG, via the coding sequence GTGAATCCCTACACCGGCGCGGTGGGGACGAAAACACGCGATCCCAACGGATCCTGGGTAGGCGGAAGCTCCTCTTATGCAGGGACGTCAGCCACGATCAACTATGGCTATTCCGCCCCAGCACCCCAGACATCGGCAGAATCGCTTCACTTAGGGTTCCGATCGGTGGGGACACAGGACACAGAAATCGAGGCCCCCAGTCGGCAGCCAATTGTCCTCACGGAAGCCGAAAAGGCGATCCTCTTGAAAGAAGAGGCCGAGCGGATTCAACTCCTCGAGCGCGAGGAAATCCGACTGAGATCCCTCCAATACGCCGAGGTTGGGCTGGCTCATTACGTTGCGGGCAACTTCCGCTCGGCAATCGTCGAGTACAATCGGGCAATCGCCCTCGACCCGACGAATCCGAAACTCTTTTACTGCCGCGGCACGATGTACAGCCGGCTCGGCGATTTCGACCAGGCCATCGTGGACTTGAACAAGGCAATCTCTCTCAAGGGGGATTTTAAGGAGGCGCACATCGGCATTGGGTATGTCTACAGTGGACTTCCCCACGAATGGCGAGCGCCGGGTTAA
- a CDS encoding IS3 family transposase (programmed frameshift), translated as MATTRRTFTPEFKAQAVKLVNEQGKSVAEVARDLDLSESLLRGWKRAPAEGGDQAFPGKGNPPAHEEELRRLRAEVKRLTMERDILKKATAFLRQGVVMRYGFVERHRDRWPVRLMCRVLRVSAGGYYDWRGRPDSEQARRREALVVSIKAIHGEVKARYGSPRIHAELIARGEPCCVNTVAKLMRREGIAARTRRKFRVTTDSNHDRPVAENVLNREFEPGAPDRAWTADITYVATAEGWLYLAAVEDLHSRRIVGWSMSERIDSRLVVDALEMALAGRRPVAGLVTHSDRGSQYASEHYRGVLARHGITGSMSRRANCWDNAPMESFFASLKKELTQGENFATRAEARASIFEYIEVFFNRVRRHSSLGYLSPAEYEKAS; from the exons ATGGCGACGACACGACGAACCTTCACACCCGAGTTCAAGGCCCAGGCCGTCAAGCTCGTCAACGAGCAGGGCAAGAGCGTCGCCGAGGTCGCACGCGACCTCGACCTCTCCGAGAGCCTGCTGCGGGGCTGGAAGCGGGCCCCGGCCGAGGGCGGTGACCAGGCCTTCCCCGGCAAGGGGAACCCGCCCGCGCACGAGGAGGAGCTGCGTCGGCTGCGGGCCGAGGTCAAGCGGCTCACGATGGAGCGCGACATCTTGAAAAAAGCGACGGCCT TTCTTCGCCAGGGAGTCGTCATGAGGTACGGCTTCGTCGAGCGCCACCGAGATCGATGGCCGGTCCGGCTGATGTGCCGGGTCCTGCGCGTCTCCGCCGGCGGCTACTACGACTGGCGGGGAAGGCCGGACAGCGAGCAGGCCCGGAGGCGCGAGGCCCTGGTCGTCTCGATCAAGGCGATCCACGGCGAAGTGAAGGCCCGCTACGGAAGCCCTCGAATTCACGCCGAGTTGATCGCACGGGGCGAGCCCTGCTGCGTGAACACCGTGGCCAAGCTGATGCGTCGGGAGGGGATCGCCGCCAGGACGAGGCGGAAGTTCCGCGTCACGACCGACTCCAACCACGACCGCCCCGTGGCCGAGAACGTCCTGAACCGCGAGTTCGAGCCGGGGGCCCCGGATCGGGCCTGGACGGCCGACATCACCTATGTGGCCACCGCCGAGGGGTGGCTCTACCTGGCGGCGGTGGAGGACCTCCACTCGCGGCGGATCGTGGGCTGGTCGATGTCCGAGCGGATCGACAGCCGGCTGGTCGTCGACGCCCTGGAGATGGCCTTGGCCGGCCGGCGGCCCGTCGCGGGGTTGGTGACCCATTCGGACCGGGGGAGCCAGTACGCCAGCGAGCACTACCGGGGGGTGCTGGCCAGGCACGGGATCACCGGCAGCATGAGCCGTCGGGCGAACTGCTGGGATAATGCGCCGATGGAGAGCTTCTTCGCGAGCCTGAAAAAGGAGCTGACTCAGGGCGAGAACTTCGCGACGAGGGCGGAGGCGAGGGCGAGCATCTTCGAGTACATCGAGGTCTTCTTCAATCGAGTCCGGCGGCATTCGTCGCTGGGCTACCTGTCACCCGCCGAGTACGAAAAAGCCTCATAA
- a CDS encoding IS3 family transposase (programmed frameshift), with protein MKQSKFTVEQITFALRQAEAGLGVDETCRKLGVSQATFFRWKAKYGELGTPEVRRLRLLEEENQKLKQLVADLSLDKKMLQDVLAKKTLSPPQRRAVVADLTVRFGVSVRRACEVVGYPRSTYHDRRTRDAQEPLRLRLRELATSRVRYGYRRLHILLEREGWAVNVKRVDRLYGLERLTLRRKAPRRRVSSRHRDDRPAIEAANQAWAMDFMSDALSDGGKLRVLTVLDLFTREAVAMRVAPRFTSGQVAEVMAEVSSTRGAPREPRVDNGPEFTGKMLDLWAHLNGVTLDFSRPGKPTDNAFIESFNGRVREECLNQTDFTSLEDARERLESWRIDYNEVRPHGALGNLAPRDFAALKASDLNASSDRKALV; from the exons ATGAAGCAGTCGAAGTTCACCGTCGAGCAGATCACCTTCGCCCTGAGGCAGGCCGAGGCCGGCCTGGGGGTCGATGAGACCTGTCGCAAGCTGGGCGTCAGCCAGGCCACCTTCTTCCGCTGGAAGGCCAAGTACGGCGAGCTGGGCACCCCCGAGGTTAGGCGGCTCCGCCTGCTCGAGGAGGAGAACCAGAAGCTCAAGCAGCTGGTCGCCGACCTGAGCCTCGACAAGAAGATGCTCCAGGACGTCCTGGCAA AAAAAACCCTGAGCCCGCCGCAGCGGCGGGCGGTCGTGGCGGACCTGACCGTCCGCTTCGGCGTCAGCGTGCGGCGGGCCTGCGAGGTCGTCGGTTATCCGCGGTCGACCTACCACGATCGGAGGACCCGCGATGCCCAGGAGCCCCTCCGGCTGCGGCTACGCGAGTTGGCCACCAGCCGCGTCCGATACGGCTATCGCCGGCTGCACATCCTGCTCGAGCGCGAGGGCTGGGCCGTCAACGTCAAGCGGGTCGATCGCCTCTACGGCCTGGAGCGATTGACGTTGCGGCGGAAGGCCCCGCGACGCCGCGTGAGCTCTCGCCATCGCGACGACCGGCCGGCCATCGAGGCGGCCAACCAGGCCTGGGCGATGGACTTCATGAGCGACGCACTCTCGGATGGCGGCAAGCTCCGCGTCCTGACGGTGCTGGACCTGTTCACCCGCGAGGCGGTGGCCATGCGAGTGGCCCCGCGGTTCACCTCCGGGCAGGTCGCCGAGGTGATGGCAGAGGTCTCTTCGACCCGAGGGGCGCCGCGTGAGCCTCGTGTGGACAACGGCCCGGAGTTCACCGGCAAGATGCTCGACCTGTGGGCCCATCTGAACGGCGTGACGCTGGATTTCAGCCGCCCCGGCAAGCCGACGGACAACGCGTTCATCGAGTCCTTCAATGGGCGTGTGCGCGAGGAGTGTCTCAATCAGACCGACTTCACCAGCCTGGAGGACGCCCGGGAGCGGTTGGAGTCATGGCGCATCGACTACAATGAAGTCCGCCCGCACGGCGCCCTGGGGAACCTGGCCCCGAGGGATTTCGCCGCATTGAAGGCCAGTGATCTGAACGCCTCGTCCGACCGAAAAGCTCTCGTTTAG